In one window of Agromyces badenianii DNA:
- a CDS encoding MFS transporter, which translates to MTATDVAATGVRTSWLPLAVVVLTQIQASFAVNALTVSMSGITTDLDTPASSVGTAITAGTFAMAAFILLGAKVGSRFGSRGVFQIAVAIHGVAMLAVALSVSPAMLFIAQASSGAVIALIAPALTVFIATNYHGPQQGRAIGLLAAAIPAAGVLALILAGWFATTIGWRWSFALMVGLAVINLLLSFRLKRVPAQPGLSIDWTGAVLAAVAVILLSFGFSGLSTWGVWLATDQAPFDILGISPAPLLVIAGLVVGQVFFSWLRRRGREGKPRIFDLRVLATGSERAITACMAIMLFVGTAANFLIPLYIQVVQGRSSIETSFSIIPYTLSIFLASTFVASLYGRFAPRVIASTGFVVVAAALTLLAFTVRGEWSQGFVVAGLILLGLGQGAIVALVFNTLLSAAPKQLAGDVGAWRGLVHNLSGSVGIAVATAFAVGMLSTMLLSGAEDHPEISDELIAQVNLNEADFLTNEQLAALLASRATGPELDAAIAVNAEARLQALKVSLLGLAALSLLAIVPATRMPGRRRDELPEKLEPDDDDPIDPVEHDDPLDLADRDLADRGLAGGGLADGTEARA; encoded by the coding sequence ATGACGGCAACGGATGTCGCGGCAACCGGAGTGCGAACGTCATGGCTGCCGCTGGCCGTGGTGGTGCTGACGCAGATCCAGGCGTCGTTCGCGGTGAACGCCCTGACGGTGTCGATGTCCGGCATCACGACCGACCTCGACACCCCCGCGAGCTCGGTCGGCACCGCGATCACCGCGGGCACCTTCGCGATGGCCGCGTTCATCCTGCTCGGCGCGAAGGTGGGTTCCCGCTTCGGCAGCCGCGGGGTCTTCCAGATCGCCGTCGCGATCCACGGCGTCGCGATGCTCGCCGTCGCGCTCAGCGTCTCACCGGCCATGCTCTTCATCGCCCAGGCCTCGTCGGGTGCCGTCATCGCCCTGATCGCACCGGCACTGACGGTCTTCATCGCCACGAACTATCACGGCCCCCAGCAGGGCCGGGCGATCGGCCTGCTCGCCGCGGCGATCCCCGCTGCCGGAGTGCTCGCGCTCATCCTCGCCGGCTGGTTCGCGACCACGATCGGCTGGCGCTGGTCGTTCGCGCTCATGGTCGGCCTCGCCGTGATCAACCTGCTGCTGAGCTTCCGGCTGAAGCGCGTGCCAGCGCAGCCCGGCCTCTCGATCGACTGGACGGGCGCCGTGCTCGCAGCCGTCGCGGTGATCCTGCTGAGCTTCGGGTTCTCGGGTCTCTCGACGTGGGGCGTCTGGCTCGCCACCGACCAGGCGCCGTTCGACATCCTGGGCATCTCGCCCGCGCCGCTGCTCGTCATCGCCGGACTCGTCGTCGGCCAGGTGTTCTTCTCGTGGCTGCGCCGCCGCGGGCGCGAGGGCAAGCCGCGCATCTTCGACCTGCGGGTGCTCGCCACCGGCTCCGAGCGGGCGATCACCGCCTGCATGGCCATCATGCTCTTCGTCGGCACCGCCGCGAACTTCCTGATCCCGCTCTACATCCAGGTCGTGCAGGGCCGGTCGAGCATCGAGACGTCGTTCTCGATCATCCCCTACACGCTGTCGATCTTCCTCGCGTCGACCTTCGTCGCCTCGCTCTACGGCCGGTTCGCGCCACGGGTGATCGCGAGCACCGGGTTCGTGGTCGTCGCCGCCGCCCTCACCCTGCTCGCCTTCACGGTGCGCGGCGAGTGGAGCCAGGGCTTCGTCGTCGCGGGTCTCATCCTGCTCGGCCTCGGCCAGGGGGCGATCGTCGCCCTGGTGTTCAACACCCTGCTCTCCGCCGCGCCGAAGCAGCTCGCCGGCGACGTCGGCGCCTGGCGCGGGCTCGTGCACAACCTCTCGGGCAGTGTCGGCATCGCCGTCGCGACCGCGTTCGCGGTCGGCATGCTCTCGACGATGCTGCTGAGCGGGGCTGAAGATCACCCCGAGATCTCCGATGAGCTCATCGCGCAGGTGAACCTCAACGAAGCCGACTTCCTCACGAACGAGCAGCTCGCCGCGCTGCTCGCGTCACGCGCCACCGGCCCCGAGCTCGACGCGGCCATCGCGGTCAACGCCGAAGCACGGTTGCAGGCGCTGAAGGTCTCGCTGCTCGGCCTCGCCGCACTGTCGTTGCTCGCGATCGTGCCCGCGACGCGCATGCCGGGGCGACGGCGCGACGAGCTGCCCGAGAAGCTCGAACCCGACGATGACGACCCCATCGACCCGGTCGAGCACGACGACCCACTCGACCTCGCCGATCGAGACCTCGCCGATCGAGGCCTCGCCGGTGGCGGCCTCGCCGATGGAACGGAAGCACGCGCATGA
- a CDS encoding SLC13 family permease: protein MDPVVVTFVILGLAVVAFVSGRIPIAVVAIGVALALWATGVLTLEQSLAGFGDPTVLFIASLFVVSEGLDATGVTARLGRLVVARGGASRNRVLLLVMALVALLTALISVNGAVAALLPMAVVVAVRIGLPPSQLLLPLAFSAHAGSLLALTGTPVNVIVSEFAAEEAGGPFGYFEFALVGAPLVVGTLLLAMLLGKRMLPARSADTVPRDLTDHARTLLADYSGLAEADGGGRAVLIDAENGVAEVMVPPRSELVGMRVFPGMATPSGKLVILALARNGRELTGPAAEVEVGDVLLLQGTWDDLEANTGGDEVRVVDAPSAVRGQAAPIGTRGVAAIVVLAAMVVLLATGLVPAVVAGLLAAGAMILTRVVSIGRAYRAISWTTVILVAGMIPLSTAFTTTGAAEIVGNALVAAAGPGGPLVVLLAVCVLVVVLGQLISNMATALIVAPIALSAAAELGVSGRPFLMALTVVAAAAFLTPIATPVNLMVMGPGGYRFGDYARFGWPFTLLFLTVAVLLVPLIWPF, encoded by the coding sequence ATGGACCCGGTCGTGGTGACGTTCGTGATTCTCGGCCTCGCCGTGGTCGCGTTCGTGTCTGGGCGCATTCCGATCGCGGTCGTGGCGATCGGGGTCGCCCTCGCCCTCTGGGCGACCGGCGTGCTCACGCTCGAGCAGTCGCTCGCCGGGTTCGGCGACCCCACCGTGCTCTTCATCGCCTCGCTCTTCGTCGTGAGCGAGGGGCTCGACGCCACCGGCGTGACCGCGCGCCTCGGCCGGCTCGTGGTGGCCAGGGGCGGCGCGAGCCGCAACCGCGTGCTGCTGCTCGTGATGGCACTCGTCGCCCTGCTCACGGCCCTCATCAGCGTGAACGGCGCGGTCGCAGCGCTGCTGCCGATGGCCGTCGTCGTCGCCGTGCGCATCGGCCTGCCGCCCTCGCAGTTGCTGCTGCCGCTGGCGTTCTCGGCGCACGCGGGTTCGCTGCTGGCGCTGACCGGCACGCCCGTGAACGTCATCGTGTCGGAGTTCGCAGCCGAAGAGGCCGGCGGTCCGTTCGGGTACTTCGAGTTCGCGCTCGTGGGTGCGCCGCTCGTCGTCGGCACCCTGCTGCTCGCGATGCTTCTCGGCAAGCGGATGCTTCCGGCGCGGAGCGCCGACACCGTGCCCCGCGACCTCACCGATCACGCTCGCACCCTGCTCGCTGACTACTCGGGTCTCGCCGAGGCCGACGGCGGGGGCCGCGCGGTGCTCATCGATGCCGAGAACGGGGTGGCCGAGGTCATGGTGCCGCCCCGCTCGGAACTCGTGGGCATGCGGGTCTTCCCCGGCATGGCCACGCCGAGCGGCAAGCTCGTGATCCTCGCGCTGGCGCGCAACGGCCGTGAGCTGACGGGCCCCGCTGCCGAGGTCGAGGTCGGCGACGTGCTGCTGTTGCAGGGCACGTGGGACGACCTCGAGGCGAACACCGGGGGCGACGAGGTGCGGGTCGTCGACGCACCCTCGGCGGTGCGCGGACAGGCGGCGCCGATCGGCACGCGCGGCGTCGCGGCGATCGTGGTGCTCGCCGCGATGGTCGTGCTGCTCGCGACCGGGCTCGTGCCCGCGGTCGTGGCGGGCCTCCTGGCGGCGGGCGCGATGATCCTCACCCGGGTGGTCTCGATCGGCCGCGCGTACCGGGCGATCTCGTGGACGACCGTCATCCTCGTGGCCGGCATGATCCCCCTCTCGACGGCGTTCACCACGACGGGAGCCGCCGAGATCGTCGGCAACGCGCTCGTCGCGGCGGCCGGTCCGGGCGGGCCGCTCGTGGTGCTGCTCGCGGTGTGCGTGCTCGTCGTCGTGCTCGGGCAGTTGATCAGCAACATGGCGACGGCGCTCATCGTCGCCCCCATCGCGCTCTCGGCCGCGGCCGAGCTCGGCGTCTCGGGCAGGCCGTTCCTGATGGCGCTCACGGTGGTGGCCGCCGCGGCGTTCCTCACGCCGATCGCGACGCCCGTGAACCTCATGGTCATGGGGCCCGGCGGGTACCGCTTCGGCGACTACGCGCGGTTCGGATGGCCCTTCACCCTGCTGTTCCTCACGGTCGCGGTGCTGCTCGTGCCCCTCATCTGGCCCTTCTGA
- a CDS encoding carbohydrate kinase family protein, translating into MTTASARPARVTVIGDALIDELRDPHGSREFVGGAALNVAVGLALLGEQVTLVAMLGDDEPATRIRSYLRDYDVRLVESPSAHGTSRAISDRADGEPRYEFNEAAQRRRIRFDETTRAAIDEADLVVVSCFPFDDDEQVAELVDAVARPGERLAIDGNPRAGMLHDRDAFLEQFTRVAGGALLAKVGDEDAELLIGAPLPELVDRVRAAGASGAGASGAGPAVLATAGRDGATLFDGERVVRAGIVELPGAVVDTMGAGDATLSAVVHHLAVHGVPGSTEEWADALESAMAIAAATVRHEGALLRLPPEASPPMRGS; encoded by the coding sequence ATGACGACCGCATCAGCCCGACCCGCCCGAGTGACCGTCATCGGCGACGCGCTCATCGACGAGCTGCGCGACCCGCACGGCTCCCGTGAGTTCGTCGGCGGCGCCGCCCTCAACGTGGCCGTCGGGCTCGCCCTCCTCGGCGAGCAGGTGACCCTCGTCGCGATGCTCGGCGACGACGAGCCGGCCACCCGCATCCGCTCGTACCTCCGCGACTACGACGTGCGCCTCGTCGAGAGCCCCTCGGCGCACGGCACCTCGCGGGCGATCTCGGATCGCGCCGACGGCGAGCCGCGCTACGAGTTCAACGAAGCTGCGCAGCGCCGCCGCATCCGCTTCGACGAGACCACCAGGGCCGCGATCGACGAGGCCGACCTCGTCGTGGTCAGCTGCTTCCCCTTCGACGACGACGAGCAGGTCGCCGAGCTCGTCGACGCCGTCGCCCGGCCCGGCGAGCGGCTCGCGATCGACGGCAATCCGCGTGCGGGCATGCTGCACGATCGCGACGCCTTCCTCGAGCAGTTCACCCGCGTCGCGGGCGGGGCGCTGCTCGCGAAGGTCGGTGACGAAGACGCCGAGCTCCTCATCGGCGCCCCGCTGCCGGAGCTCGTCGACCGTGTTCGCGCGGCGGGTGCATCGGGAGCGGGCGCATCGGGCGCGGGCCCCGCGGTGCTCGCGACCGCCGGGCGCGACGGCGCGACCCTCTTCGACGGCGAGCGGGTGGTGCGCGCGGGCATCGTGGAACTGCCCGGTGCGGTCGTCGACACCATGGGCGCCGGCGACGCGACGCTGTCGGCGGTGGTACATCACCTCGCAGTGCACGGGGTGCCGGGAAGCACCGAGGAATGGGCCGACGCGCTCGAGTCGGCGATGGCGATCGCCGCCGCCACGGTGCGCCACGAGGGGGCGCTCCTGCGACTGCCGCCCGAGGCATCCCCGCCCATGCGCGGAAGCTGA
- a CDS encoding TetR/AcrR family transcriptional regulator codes for MKPGPRRSVSQVDIVDAAFEILEQKGFAAVSVRGVAAALGLTPTAIYTYFPSKNALLRAMVDELLSSLDLAAASDPAVDWRQRVHALAAALRARLAEHTGAMVLVTSGPLDGPHALSLNEALIAGFMGERMPLDDAARAAHAVLAHVLGVAALDAAERAGDVEASAGRTSSGALWSDAASHPLTEATAHLVAGSAGGAVGVVGAGGADAVSASDDGRADSAFAWGLDRLLDGVLASVAEPVTAGA; via the coding sequence ATGAAACCCGGACCGAGACGCAGTGTCAGCCAGGTCGACATCGTCGACGCCGCGTTCGAGATCCTCGAGCAGAAGGGCTTCGCCGCCGTCTCCGTGCGGGGCGTCGCCGCGGCGCTCGGGCTCACGCCCACCGCGATCTACACCTACTTCCCGTCGAAGAACGCGCTGCTGCGCGCGATGGTCGACGAGCTGCTGTCGAGCCTCGACCTCGCCGCGGCATCCGACCCCGCCGTCGACTGGCGGCAGCGCGTGCACGCGCTCGCCGCGGCCCTGCGCGCCCGGCTCGCCGAGCACACCGGCGCCATGGTGCTCGTGACGAGCGGACCGCTCGACGGACCGCACGCGCTGAGCCTCAACGAAGCGCTCATCGCGGGCTTCATGGGCGAGCGGATGCCGCTCGACGACGCCGCCCGCGCGGCGCACGCCGTGCTCGCCCATGTGCTCGGGGTCGCCGCGCTCGACGCCGCCGAGCGCGCGGGCGATGTCGAGGCATCCGCCGGCCGGACCTCGTCGGGTGCGCTCTGGTCGGATGCCGCGAGCCATCCGCTCACCGAGGCGACCGCGCACCTCGTGGCCGGCAGCGCCGGCGGTGCCGTTGGTGTCGTTGGTGCCGGCGGCGCAGACGCCGTCTCGGCGAGCGATGACGGCCGGGCCGATTCCGCCTTCGCCTGGGGCCTCGACCGCCTGCTCGACGGGGTGCTCGCGAGCGTCGCCGAGCCGGTCACGGCCGGAGCCTGA